The Clupea harengus chromosome 6, Ch_v2.0.2, whole genome shotgun sequence genome contains a region encoding:
- the psmd7 gene encoding 26S proteasome non-ATPase regulatory subunit 7, whose translation MPELAVERVVVHPLVLLSVVDHFNRIGKVGSQKRVVGVLLGSWHKKILDVSNSFAVPFDEDDKDDSVWFLDHDYLENMYGMFKKVNARERIVGWYHTGPKLHKNDIAINELMKQYCANSVLVIIDVKPKDLGLPTEAYISVEEVHDDGTPTSKTFEHVTSEIGAEEAEEVGVEHLLRDIKDTTVGTLSQRITNQVHGLKGLNSKLLEIKGYLEKVATGKLPINHQIIYQLQDVFNLLPDVNLQEFIKAFYLKTNDQMLVVYLASLIRSVVALHNLINNKIANRDAEKKEGQEKDDAKKEKKEDKDKEKEKEKEKEKEKEKGDAPSKKDEKKEKK comes from the exons ATGCCGGAGCTTGCGGTTGAAAGGGTTGTTGTACATCCCCTCGTGTTGCTGAGTGTGGTTGACCATTTCAACag AATCGGAAAGGTTGGAAGTCAGAAACGTGTTGTGGGTGTTCTTCTTGGATCGTGGCACAAGAAGATTCTTGATGTTTCCAACAGTTTTGCAG TGCCTTTTGATGAGGATGACAAAGACGATTCGGTGTGGTTCCTGGACCATGATTACTTGGAAAATATGTATGGAATGTTCAAGAAAGTAAACG CCAGAGAAAGAATAGTTGGGTGGTATCACACTGGTCCAAAACTACACAAGAATGACATTGCCATCAATGAACTCATGAAGCAGTACTGCGCCAACTCT GTGTTGGTCATCATTGATGTGAAGCCCAAAGACTTGGGGTTGCCCACTGAGGCCTACATCTCTGTGGAAGAAGTGCATGAT GATGGAACTCCCACTTCAAAGACATTTGAGCATGTGACGAGTGAAATTGGAGCTGAAGAGGCTGAAGAAGTTGGTGTGGAGCATTTACTCAG aGATATCAAGGACACAACAGTCGGAACATTGTCTCAGCGCATCACCAACCAGGTACATGGCCTGAAGGGCCTGAACTCCAAACTGCTGGAGATCAAGGGTTACCTTGAGAAGGTGGCCACTGGCAAACTGCCCATCAACCACCAGATCATCTACCAGCTGCAGGATGTGTTCAATCTGCTGCCGGATGTCAACTTGCAGGAGTTCATTAAGGCCTTCTACCTCAAGACAAACGACCAGATGCTGGTTGTCTACTTGGCCTCCCTAATCCGTTCCGTCGTGGCCCTCCACAATCTAATCAACAACAAAATTGCAAACCGAGACGCTGAGAAGAAGGAGGGTCAAGAGAAAGATGATgccaagaaagagaagaaagaagacaaggacaaagagaaggagaaggaaaaagagaaagagaaggagaaggagaagggagatgCCCCATCCAAGAAAGatgagaaaaaggaaaagaaatga